The segment aaaaagggggGATTCTAAACTAGTACATATGTTTAATATGGAgaaatttgattttgaatatatttaaaactggCTGGAAATGTTAATTGTCAATGGGTGAAAATACGACAAGACTCAAGTACCACAGTATGCATGAAATCAATTGACATTTCAGTGTAGACTGTTTTCCTCCTTAATAACCCTTTACATGACTTGATCACACCTCTGTAAACAATAACTGGGCAGATTAGCATACAAAAAGGAAactacattttatattttaaaaggcTTTCAGTGAATGGAATTTGTGCAGTATTATAGGAATGATTGTAGATTTCATGGATTTGTCCTTTGTCATGTAAAGGGTTAAAGGTGAAATATTAAATTCAACAATTATAAACCAAGTTCACAAGATTTATttgatatgcatatttatttaataCATCAATCAGACTCTACTTCAGAGTCTTCGGCTAAATTATACATATCCAAATCACCAACAACATCGGAAATAATTTCACTAACGGCAGTAGCAGTATCCATTGACCAAATTGGATATTTTCTCATTACATCATCAGGTGTAAATATTGAATTACTGTTTGTTACTATCTTTTGAATAACTTCATTTGTCAGTCCATGTAGTACTTCAAATTTCACAATACAATCAGCAGTGGACATTTGTGATTTATAGAACAGTAGTTTATCATGAATTAGTTGTTTCTCTCTGTCATTAACAAATCTTGTCATTTCATCCTCAAGGTCTGATGATGAATTGTCTTCATTTTTTATCCTTACACCTTCATGTGTTCGAGGACAAAGATCACTTTTACACTCGCATTTACTTTCACAGACATCACAGCAGTCGTGTAATGGTAATATTTTCTTGCTAGGTAATAGATAGGCTTCACAAAGGATTTCATGTCTACATTTACTGTCATCTTTAGCCAAACGTACCATCTCAATTTCCACTTTTTTAAGgtgattattatttgttttatacaatatcagTTCATCTGAGAACTGTCCATCACGTCCTACTCTCCCCATCTGCTGAACAAATGTATCCAATTTCCTAGGTAGTTTGTAATGGATAACATGGTgtacattgtggaaattcaccCCCATGCCAGCCGCATTTGTACAGATCAGCACCCGGATATTACCATCTACGTTCATGTCCTTCGAAATGATTTCTTTCACTTTCTCATCTGTTTTACtatgaaacatttcaaaatgttgacaGTCATTGCCAAAATGTTTAACAAATGTTGTGTAGATCTTGGAAACATCTGCAATACTTTCACAAAAAACAATGTGTCGCTCAGCTTTTGCCTTTTGGGTcttcaatatatcaatcaacCAATGGAAtactttttctaaattatctgaATTTGGAATACACAATGATGTTAACTTAATATTTTCTCGATCTGGTGAATCTAATATAACTTCAGAGTTTGCACTAAAACAtaacattttcataattttcctTCGTTGACTTGGCCCAGATGTTGCAGTAAGGGCAAGTAAATATGCTTTGGGGCACAGTGATCTCAATTCTCCAATGTGAGCAAATGCCTCTCTGAAGGGCTCCTCTTCCTTGTCTCCCTCTCCCCTAAAACACAGAAAAAGAACAAGAACATTGAATTTACAAACAGACCTggttatgcattttttaaagCAATGAGGTATAATGGACCCATATATCAGTTAAAAGTAATTGCAATGATTCagaatgtaatgcattactttcATTCAAATGCCAGTAATGACCATTACTTTtcaataatgttttatttcatattaaatatgatttttttttaatttaaaatacattctTGAAATCACAGACTTTGTACTCTGTGTGTGAGTTTATTCAATGTTGATTGACAAATGCTcctattgatttatttattgcaaatttttTGGAAATAAACtgtcaataataaaattaatcatttcacGGAAGCTAGGTAAACAGGGTAAAAGTGAATTTAAATAAGGAAATCAGATGCATGTAGTTCCAAACATAACCACAAGTATAAGTAAGTGTCAGCTGTACATTCCACATAGCTCTGATCATACTCattaaaaataaagtatttctgGCAAAGTTTTTAGACCAGAACTGTCCTTTTCAAAAAATCTAATGAAATACAGCTGACATGTAAAATGATAACctgtaattatatacatgtatttactttcaatctgacttttaaaaaaagttgCCTGCAAATAAATTGTACTCTTGAAATTCCACTGTAATTTATGTTCATTGTAATGTGTTCTGTATTTACTAATTCATTTTTTAGCaaaatagttatgatttaattaattacatttctaaatgaaaaatgGTGATACTTGTAATTGTAAAATTCCATATGCATTACATTTCAAAGTAATTGCCCACTTGTCTATTTCCAATTGTAAACAACTTTCTATATGGATAATATTCACACATACTGTATTTAGGAGGGTGTGAACGATAATTTAAAATcactagaaatatatataaagttttttCAATCcaaaaaaaatagggtgggggatatattttgatcaatttcaGTATCATACATCATTAAGAAAAGGTCAATTAATTCTAGCTTAATAAACATACCATTGTGTAACCGTATGAGCTTCATCAACTGCTATTAACTGCAACTTAATCTGGTAGATGTCCGACTTCAACATAGTTCTCCACTTGCTGTTATTGAGGAAGACCTCGGGGCTTCCAAACACAAAATCATACAAGCCCTGTTCAAGTAAATCTGTATCTTGTAAGTCTTTTCCAATGTATGACGCCTTAAAGCCCAGATTTTGCAATTTTTCGCACTGCTCTTTCATAATACTAATCAGGGGGGCTATGATCAACACGCATTTTCCTGGGTGCAGGACTGGGAAGTATTCGTAGCTTAGCGATTTTCCACTACCGGTTTTGGTGCTCGTAAACACGTCTTTTCCATTTTCTATAGCCGTTAtagttttgtattgtttttctgTTAGCGATTGGATTTTAAATCGATCACAAATGGCATTAGTTTGTTGATCTATGGAGGCAGCCATTCTTTCTGACGTCAGTTTTCGCATACTTATGTTACAGCGATTTTCATTGGAGGAAGAATTTATAGATTCAAGGGACGTAACTATTTTAGGACGTCAGATGGCGCTACTTAAAGTTTTCATTTCGGCGGCTATATCTGCCAAGGGTGAAAGAGGAACACCGTGTAttgtcacccttggctagcgaagatgaagCCATTCTGGAAAGAATTGAGTAAATTTTTTGATGAAAAGGCTGCTGTTCATGAAAGGCGATCAAATGACAAACTTTACTTACCATTTGCCATTTCAGTGGAAGATCTCAGACGCCAAATACTTGATAGACTGCCAGAGGGTTCAGAGGCTCCATCTGTGTCTTGGCTAAAACTGAACTTTAGTCCCGCAAATGTGTACAACACAACTGCTAAAAATTACACTGGACAATACAACGTAGGGTTTGCAGTACAGCAAAGATTAGTCCGAGTTCAGCATCTTGACTCTCATTATTGCGctgtgttatttttaatgctGAAGGAATTTGCATGTCAGATGCGAGAGTATTCAACTTTTCAATGCATGGATGATAAGGCTATTGTACCTTTGGGTGAACCTGGTCATCCAGTTTCAACTGGAGTACGTGCCCACCATGGAGGCCTGATAGGAGGGTGCATGAAGGTGGTAGCTTTGGACCATGACTTTCATGTTGGTGGGATCATTCCATCTGTCTGTTTCATGAATGATATACCGGAAAACCCAAAAGACTCGTTTTATAACGGACATCTTTATGTTACTGTTAAAGACAAGGTTTTCCAAGCCCCATCTCCACTGCGACATTCAACTGAAAGCGTGTCTTTGATGCGACAGTGCTACTCAGATGATGATGTGAATCTTCGAACTCCGGTGCTCATCCGTTACACTGATGGTGGACCAGACCACAGGACAACATACAAAAGTGTGAAAATTTGTGCTCTAATGGAGTTCATCGCTCTTGACTTGGACATGATAGTGTGTGCACGAACGGCCCCATGTGGCAGTTATGCAAACCCAGCAGAAAGAACAATGAGTCTCCTTAATTTAGCTTTACAGAACGTAGCATTGGAGCGAACTGCAATGTCTccaaattgcgaaatgcaaatTAAGTCAGTAAATTCACTCAAAAGTCTACGAAACTTGGCAAGTAAAAACCAGAGAATTAAAGAAGAGTACACACAAGCAGTTGGTGTAACACTGAACATTTTGAAAGAAAGATTTAAACGTCTAAGTTGGAAAGGAGAAAGTGTATGTGTGCAAGAGGCGGCTAGTCAAGAAGAGATGAATGCTTTGGTGGAGATACTGAAAGTGCTGGATGAGAATATTCAGTCAGACTCAAATTTGTCAAATCTGCAATCTAAAGCAGTTGATGCTTTCCTTGAGTCCCATTCCAGAAGtcgtcaatatatatttcaggTATGTAATTAAACAGTTTTCATATTCTGCAGGAACATATAACATGTCAGTATAACTCAAGATCTTAATTAAGAATACAGTGTAACATGGTaactttgattttttgataatttatcTTTAGATCAAGAAGTGTTTGGCAGACAACTGTGGGTATTGTGTACTTAATCCTCCCCGGCTTCCAGATGAAGTATTCCATGGCCTGCATTTTGTGCCAGATCCAACAAAGGATGAAAACGGGCAGTACAAAGGCTTTAAGGATCTGTATGGGACAGAAACTAATGATATGGACAGGTCAAGTCTGAAAGGGAAATCTGGAGAATCATCAGAAAGAGACAAGAAATTCAAAGCTGTATTGGTAGGAAGTAAGTacacataattacatgtagctttttatatattattaaaatatatattgcaatAACAACTCTTGTAACTTCTTGCAGCAAAAGTAACGGGATTTGTGATCTGCACTGAGCGTGGGAAGAGAAGGGTCATTTATGCAAGCAGAAAATTGAACAGAATGGAGGAAAGAGCGGTGGAACGGGTTCAAGAAAAATTACTTTATATATGTGGCAGTCCTTTATTTCCTGGAGGCCAGTATCAGGACATCATTCTGTGCAGACAGAACATCGATTGTTCATCTCCAATTGAGACACAGTATTACGCAGGTATCAATGTTAAGAATTGAAGATGTACACAGTCTCAACctcatatttttttcatttcctacTCTCTGATATTTACTATTTGACTTTTAGTATTACTGTTTTATTAAATAGGAGCAACACAGATTTTTGATGCTGTTTGCTTTCACTGTGGAGACTCGGATGTTTCTAACTCTGAGGAATTTAGGCGATTGCAAGAAGATTTCGCCATTGTCCGGCCAATATGCCAAGCATGTCTTCACGCAGGAAAACAAATTTCTACCCGGAATGCAAAAAAAACGCAGAAAATGATTTATACTCATACACTGAATCCAAATAAATGATAAACATAATTTTACTGTGtgattgattttcatttttatcattttattaaaaaaaaaaaaaactctttttgtgaattttattttttttattgtctcGACTCAACATATTTTtagcttttttttaaatttttatttcaaatgtcaaagtatatgcatagataTTTGGGGGTCaacttttcatttcttaagttaTATTAGTGTGCTTTATATCATCGTTTTCGTCTtaaaaagacgagaaagaatatgtaattaaaataaatgtaggatgaaaaatgaaaatgttatgccctaaaccttttacaatttggacttagtcattttacagcgagtgataaaaaatgctttttggggctgatttccttatttattatcacaccttaatgtttcttatatcatttttttcgtCTCAATGAGGCGAACCAGGTGATACCAAGTTCTTATTTTTAGcttgataaataaaatgatgaGCCCCCAAAAGCATTTTCAGTCATTCGTCGGAAAAAGTCTAAGTCCCAAATCAGTTATCTGGGGtcaaattttttattattcatgttacataaatatgattatatattcctTCTCGTCTCCTCAAGATGAAAAAAATGATGTCAAGATCTTTTAAATATCCTGAATAATAAAGTTTTAGGACATGAATATGTCTTTCTTATTTACCCCTCTGAAAATAAATCCCACTTTTTTGCTTAATTGAAGGATATCCCTGGAAGTCCTGGGACTTCCTTGTGAAGTCCCACTTCTCCCATGTCCTAATGCAGTGGGATAATACAGGACTTCATGTTTCTGCATTTGTCCTGGAATATCCCACTTACATCAAGAGTGACTTTTCAAGAATTTCTTAGACATATTTATTACCTAAATGTCTTACAAAGTCCCACTCTCATAGCAGCAGGTTTTTCTAGGACATTCTTGTGTTTTTCAGGACTTTATTATAAAATGAAGACGAAAACATCGTCCCAGAAATTCCCTAAAAATCTCATACTTGATACATTCAAGATAATGCAAGACTTTACATTGCTTTCCAGGACTTCGTATTAAAAGTATGCAAAGAGAGAAGTCTTGCAATTACCCTCAAAATCTTACAACCAGTGAAGTCAGATTATAAAGGACTTTAATGAGGGTTACAGGACTTTTAGATATTAattgttacaaaattaaatccttgtcatatcaaaaaaaaaagattttacattttctggATTACCTTGACATGTCACTGCTACATAGTTCAGGCTAAAAAAACCCTATAAGAACAGTGAATGATTCGTGGATAAgaacatttatgtatacaacaacaatcatgtcataataagttgtaatagaaaagactatatttcatcaaaagtaGACTTGAGAAATGTTGGCTATGAGAACACttcttataaatttataatgacaacaatctgaacttaaataaaaatcactttacTGTCAAATGCGCTATTGAAATCCTCAATGTCACTTGAAAGACTACCATAATTCGAGTTTTGAGATGCTTCATCACAGGAGTTCAATCGGGtttgtcatgttttttttaaggttAGAATAATGTCCAGTGTATTATTaagatcattttgataacagATTTCCAGTTCCTGGGCTACcttcttcaaaataaagaagATCCCTTTTTGTGAAAGAATGTTCAAAAATTCATCAGATTCTGTGGTAGGCTTTTCCATTTCCAGAGATGACACAGCGGCATTAATGTTCGAAACTGaacttaaaaaaaatgtctgtaTCAAAAGGATTGCAATTCAGGCTCAAGTGATGATAAGTTAAAAGGATTTTCCAATGTCACGGTCGTATCACTTGAAGTACCAATGGCATATCAACTTTTGGATGTCACCACTGAAGATTGCagttgatgttttaatatttagtacatttaggAATTCGCATGTTTACATCTTTCTTGCACAGCATGTACCTTTTGGGTTCTCAATCTCCtgcaataataattaattacaaattattaatgaagaaacttaattttcaagacactgattaaaaattttatatttagaaaagtttctTTGACACATCAATGTTTTGAGGTCCAAATAGCAATAAATTATCACTGATGGATACAATCAGCTTGCCATGCTAAATTTTGTAACCGTACTGTCCGTAGTTATTTTACGAAGCAGTAATAATTACAGAACAATGTCAACTGATCGAAACAGAATCATAATGATGGATATCCATGATACAATGTTCTGGTGATTATACCCTTTCCATCTAGATCGAACCAGTCAATGGTTTACGTTAAAAAAAGAgtagtttgttttgatatgttaagCTGTAAATAGAATGATTGTATCGAGGAATTTCGAGTGATCCAGCGATCAAGCGTGTATTTTTCCAATGCATGTAATCATTTACAAACGTAAACAAAATAAGCATATGGTACTTACAGAGTGTCATCCGTTACCCCGTAGTCCTTTTTCATTCCGATGCTATTGATTTccattcacaaatctttaaatcataaatgacTTCTTTGAAagttgtaacttccggtgatgtcGTTTCGGTCAACTTGTACAATGTACGAAGCTTGtcgtgtttttttcttctccccgttctaattcgatataagatatatcatgtaaaaaatatatcatatgtatatatatgaagtctTATACACTGGGTTTCCACTGGTCGATTGTATAACTTTTTACTGATCGTCTTTTGGTTACGTGTTGACCTGGGGACGAGTCAGTCAGTGTACGACCTGACGTTCACGCAAGTGATCAAAGcgcttttttttcaatgttcctttcTGGGCGCGAAGTCAGGGAAATATTCGTAAGGATGGAGAACATTCAACAGAATCAGTATGCAATCAAGCATGGAATGGATTCCAGATAGGAATATAGGATTCACCTTACACTCAGAAACTGGGGGATAGGCCTAGTTGTTCAAAATACACGGCGTTGCTGGTTAGTATTTTTACTTTTGGTTTGTAATAATTCGTCTTTTTTGGTAGTCTAGTGGAATTGTCACACCTTAACAAATTATCATCctgtttccaatatttttatctagtacaTGTTCTCTTTCATTGTAGCATGGACTTGAAGAGATAGTTATGAATTTAGAATATCATCAAGTGACTTTTAATAAGGCACTGTTTTCAGTGTGACAGGAAAACGCCCGTGAGACCAACGATGGCTTAGATAAAAGGGAAGACGATGCAGAAGGTGCATATATACAAGTTCAagacatagatattttaaattttgcatgatGTTCATTTACAAAACCTGTTATGCAACCTCTCAAATAATTCATTATGCTATCTTTTAAGCCTCTGTACCAGAGAAAAATCCAGAGATGGCCCTCAAAGAAGTTAGAAGCAAGATGAGAGACCGTCTCAGGTTGTTTAGGTCTGGTCCAGCCACCTTCCCCCACCCACGAGTCGAAGAAATAGATCTTTGAACCAGGTTACCCGTGACATCaagataaacaaaattcaacttCAGGGACAATTTGATAATACctgtttaaaattttttttttttagctcacctgggccgaaggttcaagtgagcttttctgatcaaaatttgttcgttgtctgtcgtcggcgaaaacttttcacattttcatcttctccagaaccactgggtcaatttcaaccaaactaagTGACACAAAGCAcccttgggtgaaaggctttcaagtttgttcaaatgaagggccatgccccttcaaaggggatataatcgcaaaaatacggtggggtcattcaaaaatcttctcaagaaccactgggacagagaagctgaaatttacatgaaagcctcctgacatagtacagattcaagtttgttaaaaccaatgacctggggggggggagggttgTTGGATTGggtctcaataggggatcaaagttttacttacaaatatacagggaaaatctttatgaaaattgtcttctcaagaaacacttggccagaaaagctgagatttacatgaaagcttcccgacatagtgtagactcaagtttgtaaaattcacagggttgtcactaacgcAAGAATAGGATCACAGAAATTTCATTGGGGTTTGTCTGATATGGCGAGTCCCGCAGACGTGTCTCGGACTCtgagtaaaaatcataattttacttagaagccctgatttgtgtattaattaaaactcataggaaaaaatctaggtAAAACGTTACGCTCTAATGTGAACCGAGTTCACAGTGTCCCAATCCGACTTGTTTGTTTAGTGCAGTCAATTAAGtgcaaattagaatataatattgaaatttagatacaaagtaaaaaacattttgccaCTCACAGGcagttatttatatatgtttctttttcttttttttttacaaatcaggatctatatctaattataaatgtttgtcttccggtagccatttttattggaattgaaagtagcgtagtttgtaaactttggtagattttacatcattttacaaacaaaattagtacgcatctattttatcacaataattatttaattaaaattttgtttaatactgAATAGGGTTGTAACGATGATAGAGGATTCGGGGAAGTAATTCTGTTTGCAATGGGCAATTAGTTGTATGAGACCGAGTCGTGAATgattacttttaatttcatgtgtACAAAGTGATCACTGCACTGTTATGCATGGGCTTGGCGAAAATTaactgatttttgccatttgtTGAAGATGAAAGTGAACAGAGGTACGACATTAGCTTGTGTTCACTCGGTATAAATAAAGGTGTAGGAAAAATCTAAATGACTCTTTAATTCAACTTTCATGGGACTcgtcaaattttcatgggactcaAGCTGCTTACAAACCATAATACCGGGACTtgtcttcaatattttctagtgacaaccctgaatcgtggcccccaagggtaggtTTTGGCCACATTATAGggacaaaagttttacatacaagtatatgggaaatctttaaatatggaccaagatgactaaggtgagcgatgtggcccatggacctcttgtttaattatttgtttacgtAAGAAAtagtgctttttagctcaccccaGCCATAATTTAAATGAACTTTTCAAAGTACTTGCTTTGGAAGTTCATATAAGtattgctgaaatttatgtatatgtatgttaaataaattttattatcagattatcattttgattcatAATTTCATTCTTAATTGCCACTTTTACAGAAAAGATATCACATATCCTGGATCTCGAGTTTTATTCCACAGTAGGGTAAGACCAAAACAGGTTAGTAGGATATATTGGGACTTTCCAGGAGTCCTGCATCAACTCAAAAAGCAGGATTTTTAGGGAGATCCAATAAAATCCTGCAAAATCCCAGTCCTGTCTACTGGGACTTTCCAAGACATGTCCAGAATAATCCCACTTTCTCCCCTTTCAGATTGCAGGATTAAGTGAGACTTTGCAGGACAATAAAAGGCAAATTTAAGTGTTCaaattatccttaaaagtcctgaaatgtcccactgccaataccgtccctctaattccttgtcaatctcagtttcaaaaaagcaggacttttcaggacaatcctgataaatcctgggattttgtcttgggacttcctgggatatcctgctgtattttcaatggggaaattatccttaaaagtcctgaaatgtcccactgccaataccgtccctctaattccttgtcaatctcagtttcaaaaaagcagGACTTTTCAGGACAATCCTGATAAATCCTGGGATTTTGTCTTGGGACTTCCTGGGATATCCTGCTGTATTTTCAGAGGGGCCTCGGATGCTAAAGTCCAAAATCAATTATGGTCACCtacaattaatatttttcaagataCCCCAAATCTAATTCCATATTATTTGGGGCCTTTTTGAGACgaacaaattgatataaagaactctgatgtactacaataaataaagaaaaaaaaaaatttgtggcAGATTCTGCCACGCACAATGAATTATATAGGAAATGCATAGATTTTGGGggacaatttttttattaatgcTCTTATCCCATCATatcttatatcattgtattcgTCTCAacgagacgagaaagaatatataatCAAATAATAGCTAGGGtgataaataaaaatttcaccCCCAAAAACTTGTGAATTTGGACTTAGAGTTTTTTCGACGAGTGAATAATACAAGTTTTTGGGTTGTGGTTTTCTTATACATAGACCTAACTATATGAAGTTTAAGATAGAAtaataaataaagatttcacATCCGAAAAACTGTGCATttttctgtacatgtatttccgtCGGCGTGGCCAAATTTCCCTCATCggccatatttttttttatttattgccctatctcaaagttctttatatcattttcttcgtcTCAACGAGACAAACAAGAATATGGAATTATATTTCTGATAGAATAAGTATTAAGCGTTTTCTGACCCAATGAGTGAGATTTTCCTCGGTTTCCGGATTTCCCGGACTCTGCTCCGGATAGGGCGGGGGCATATAATGAGAACCCCCCTCTCCAAGGTGGGAATAGGCTCCCCTTATGATACATACCCATAATAATACTCAACGCCCTCGTTAAAGGCCTCCACGGGGCGTGTGGCAGATTCTGCCACAATGTTTTTCCGATTTTATCCGGATCATTTCCGGTCCGGGAGAGGAAATTTCCGAAAACCAAGACCATGGTCTGATAGCCCACCTCCAAGTCTCCCCATGTACCAAATTGCATTGCAAAATAATAACAACTAATATGTTTTTCAGAGGGCTGAAAATGGCTATATTTTAACTAAAAAGCCCCACCCCCGGGGCGGGGGTGGGGGTAGAAAATCGAAAAAAAACCTCCGAGGTCGGACGAAGTTCCCCTAACCATATATACCCATACCAATACCGCTAACCCATATAACGAGGCCTCCAGGGTGCGTGTGGCAGAATCTGCCACAAAAATGCTAAAGACGGCCTCACAACAACTTCTATTTCGCCATAAAGAGTGGCAGAGAACGAGAGCAATGGATACGTATGTGACATTGTCGGGCAAGAAGGAGAGCAGATGCAGCCTCAGTAAACCAACTTCTCATGTAATAACAATGACTATAGAGACGGACCATATCATCATCTCATTCTGCATGCCTACAAAACGAGTTGTCAGTTGAAGGACGAAATAAGGAACAAGCTCTATACtttacattatatacaatacaagaaagccttaccttaaatagttcaggaaatgCTGCCTAGGTtaggtttttttaaaagcaggtcaaattccaaggttaaggtcacaatgTTTAAAACGTTAATACCAAAAGCAAGGTCCTGGtacaagaaatgtacaaatgaaatatgagagtcctattactcaccattcaaaagttatgagaaaGGTTCATGCTTGAGACAGACAGGGCAAAAACAATAGCCCCTACATTAGTgacgggggcataaaaagattTGAGTCCACACAAATTGGGAACGATTGCactttgatatgatttagtgtgatTTAGTTTGGTCCTGCTAatcttgattttgttttaattaatttcctgtatattcccatataaaactttaatcttcTATTGTGGTTCCACCATAACACTGGGAttgaacttgaatttgcactacctgaaGAAGATTGCAtatggccctgctgttcttgagaagattttaaagatgtttATATACTAGTATTCCCATATAAGACTTTGACTCCCTA is part of the Ostrea edulis chromosome 2, xbOstEdul1.1, whole genome shotgun sequence genome and harbors:
- the LOC125675852 gene encoding ATP-dependent DNA helicase RecQ-like; this encodes MRKLTSERMAASIDQQTNAICDRFKIQSLTEKQYKTITAIENGKDVFTSTKTGSGKSLSYEYFPVLHPGKCVLIIAPLISIMKEQCEKLQNLGFKASYIGKDLQDTDLLEQGLYDFVFGSPEVFLNNSKWRTMLKSDIYQIKLQLIAVDEAHTVTQWGEGDKEEEPFREAFAHIGELRSLCPKAYLLALTATSGPSQRRKIMKMLCFSANSEVILDSPDRENIKLTSLCIPNSDNLEKVFHWLIDILKTQKAKAERHIVFCESIADVSKIYTTFVKHFGNDCQHFEMFHSKTDEKVKEIISKDMNVDGNIRVLICTNAAGMGVNFHNVHHVIHYKLPRKLDTFVQQMGRVGRDGQFSDELILYKTNNNHLKKVEIEMVRLAKDDSKCRHEILCEAYLLPSKKILPLHDCCDVCESKCECKSDLCPRTHEGVRIKNEDNSSSDLEDEMTRFVNDREKQLIHDKLLFYKSQMSTADCIVKFEVLHGLTNEVIQKIVTNSNSIFTPDDVMRKYPIWSMDTATAVSEIISDVVGDLDMYNLAEDSEVESD
- the LOC130051500 gene encoding uncharacterized protein LOC130051500 translates to MKPFWKELSKFFDEKAAVHERRSNDKLYLPFAISVEDLRRQILDRLPEGSEAPSVSWLKLNFSPANVYNTTAKNYTGQYNVGFAVQQRLVRVQHLDSHYCAVLFLMLKEFACQMREYSTFQCMDDKAIVPLGEPGHPVSTGVRAHHGGLIGGCMKVVALDHDFHVGGIIPSVCFMNDIPENPKDSFYNGHLYVTVKDKVFQAPSPLRHSTESVSLMRQCYSDDDVNLRTPVLIRYTDGGPDHRTTYKSVKICALMEFIALDLDMIVCARTAPCGSYANPAERTMSLLNLALQNVALERTAMSPNCEMQIKSVNSLKSLRNLASKNQRIKEEYTQAVGVTLNILKERFKRLSWKGESVCVQEAASQEEMNALVEILKVLDENIQSDSNLSNLQSKAVDAFLESHSRSRQYIFQIKKCLADNCGYCVLNPPRLPDEVFHGLHFVPDPTKDENGQYKGFKDLYGTETNDMDRSSLKGKSGESSERDKKFKAVLVGTKVTGFVICTERGKRRVIYASRKLNRMEERAVERVQEKLLYICGSPLFPGGQYQDIILCRQNIDCSSPIETQYYAGATQIFDAVCFHCGDSDVSNSEEFRRLQEDFAIVRPICQACLHAGKQISTRNAKKTQKMIYTHTLNPNK